ATAATATCCTCATCACTCCGGCCAATCCAATCCTTCGCAGGAGCGAATACAAGCTCAAGCATCGATCGATCTGGATCTTCGTACTCCTTGCAAGCGATGCTCATATCGGCGTAAACGCTCAGCAAGGGCGAACGACTGAAGAGCAAGTGATCGATATCCGTGAGCTTTCGGTCAAACCAAAGATGAATATTGATCACCGGCACTCCGCGTAGACCATCCAACTTGCGAAAAACATCCATTTGTTGCCATGGCTCTGGTATCAAAAGTTTGAAAGGATCCACAGGAAGTGCACTGACATAAGCATCAGCAACAAGATCAAAACTTTCCTTGCCCTTCACCCCGCCAATGTGAAAAGCAGCAACGCTTCCATCAGGGTTGAGCTTGATTTCTCTTAATGGGCTATCCAGATGCACCTCACCTCCTAGCGATTGAACATGCTCCACAATCGGGTCACATAGACGCTCAGGAGGTGCTCCATCAAGAAATGCCATTTGGGAACCATTTTTTTCCTGCAGGAAACGATTCAGGGCAGTCAGCAACACTGTTGATGAAATCTCATCAGGGTCAATAAAATTCAATGCCTTACTCATGGCAATGAACACTTCATCATTAACGCGCTCAGGAATATTGTGAAGCTTGAGCCATTCAGTCCAAGAATATTTATCGCACTCTTCAACATAACCCTGGCCTCTCAGCATCGCTGGAACCAATCCGATGCCAAAACTGATTTTTTCTGGCCAAGACAGCATGTCGTTGTTACCAAGAATTGCTGCAACACCATTAATAGGTGCCGGTAAATCCGGAAAGTCGAATCGGCTGTAAGTACCAGGCTCCTCTGGCTGATTAAAAATCATCGAATGGCTCTTCCATTGGAGCCTGTCCTCAATATTCAGTTCTTTAAACAACTGCAGCATGTTCGGGTAAGCACCGAAAAAAATATGCAAGCCCGTTTCGTACCAGTCGCCATCTTCATCTTTCCAAGCCGCAACTTTGCCGCCAAGCACGTCCCTGGATTCCATAAGGATGGGGGTATGACCGGCGTCCGCCAGATATTTCGCGCAGGAGAGACCAGCCAGTCCTGCTCCCGCAATGGCGATACGCATGCTTCAAACCATAATTTGAAGACAACCTTAAAAGGATCACTGCCCGCTTCGCTTCCTACAGTTCTCACCAACCGCAAGCGCGGTGTCCTTACGCGATACAAGCCCCATGGCCGACACCCTGCTGAAGAGCACCACTCGCCACGTGCGTCTATTCACAGCTCGAGTGAATGAAGGGCGGCTCGTTCCAGACCCCAATCAGCTCACTCTCGACCTGGATCCAGACAACGAATTCCTATGGAATGACAGCTGCATCCAGACAGTTCAACAACGCTTCCGTGAGCTGGTTGAAGCCCATGCAGGCCAGCCTCTGAACGATTACAACCTTCGCCGAATCGGCTCAGAACTTGAGGGAAGCATTCGCCAGCTCCTACAGGCAGGTCAGCTGAGCTACAACCCTGATTGCAGGGTTCTGAATTACTCCATGGGCCTGCCCCGCACACCTGAACTGCTGTGAGCCGCTCCCCCTATGACCGTCCACGGGGCGGAAATCCACGTCGTCCTGACGAGCGCAGAGGAGGTCGGTACAGCCCTCCGCCACCTGGCAACAACGAGGGTGGGGATGGAGGCGGTCGTTTCAACACGACCAGAATTGCTGTCCTCGCCGGAGTTCTGGTGGTGGGAATCGGAATCGGCAGTGCTCTCACGAGCACCACGCAGGGAGATCAAGGCAACATCGCAAGCAGTGAGCAACTTGATTTAGCGGTACCAGACCCCGAGTTTTGCAAGCAGTGGGGTGCCAGCGCCTTTGTGATGGACATTGAGATGTATACGACCATGAACCCATCCAGCAGCTTCGTGACGCAACCCACCCTTCAACCAGGCTGCGTCATTCGCCGAGAAAACTGGGCCGTCTTACGTAAGGAAGGAGCGATCACCGCCGCTCAGGAACGGCAATGCAAACAAAGAATGAACACCTTCGCTTACATCGGATCAGTGAGAGACAAACCTGCTGTTCGCTGTGTTTACCAAACAGATATCACTCAAAACAAATTTCTAACCAAAGGGATCGCTGACGACACTGTTGGTCTCACCCCAGAAGCTGATCAGTTCTAAGAGGCGTCAAAAACTGTGGGCATGGGTTCTGGCCCTACGGCCGCAGTCCTTGGCTGACGCAAAGGACTATCGGCACTAGCAAACACAGGCAAAACATCACACCGAAATGCTTCGGCCGCCCGTGAGCAGTAGCGCGCTGGATGGGTAATCAGCCTTAACTGGCGCTTCACCTGCAGACCCGCGACCGATGGCTTGTGCAAGCTGCCTGCCGTGAGCTCCCTCTCAATCGAGACCACCGGAAGGAACGCGGCACCCAAGCCGGATTGCACAGCATTTTTGATGGCCTCAAGAGAATTGAGCTCCATCTCAATCCTCAATCTCTGCACATCCAAACCAGAACGAGCCAGGAGCTTGTCCACCATTTTCCTAGTGGTGGACTGGGCATCTAAACAAACAAATCCCAATCGATACAGATCCTCCTTGCTGAGCTCTGGCAGGCGAGCCAGGGGATGCTTCACCGGAAGCACCAACGCCAATTCATCACTTGCGTAAGGGACCACCTGAAGCAACTCATTCAACTCGGCAGGTAACTCACCGCCAATGATCGCCAAATCGATCTGACCATTCGCCACGCTCCATCCCGTTCGTCTTGTGCTGTGAACATGCAGCTGCACTGCCACGTCTGGAAATTTTTGCCGAAAGAGACCAATCATTCGGGGCATTAAGTAGGTCCCCGTGGTTTGGCTGGCACCCACGACGAGAGAGCCTCCCTTCAAGTTGTGCAAGTCATCTAGAGCACGACACGCCTCATGGCATTGACTCAGAATTCGGTCGCAATAGCTCAGCAGCAAGTGACCGGCTTCGGTGAGCTGAGCCTTGCGGCCGCCGCGGTCAAACAAAGACACCTCGAGCTGCTTCTCTAGGTTCTGGATCTGCAAACTGACCGCTGGCTGCGTGACGTAAAGACTGTCTGCAGCTTTTTTAAAGCTGCCTTCACTGACGATGGCGCGGAGAATACGCAGCTGATCCAGTGTGAAAGGCAGATCGGCCATAAGCGACAGCCGACCGGGCGGGGATAGCTCCAAAACTTTAGAGGGAAAGAACCCACCGCCCTTCACAATTAGCCTTCACGCAGCAACTCTTTGGATGAGCTCCTAGGCGGCGGAATGCATCACTCCAGCTTGGTGATGCTGTTGCTGCTCTTGGTCTTCGCTGTCATTCACAGCGGTGGGGCTGCCCTTCGCACTCGCGCTGAAGCCAAAATCGGTGCCAGGGCCTGGCGAGTGCTGTTTGCCGCCCTGAGTATTCCCTCCGCAGTTGTGGTGATCGGCTACTTCCTTGCCCATCGGTATGACGGCCTAAGGCTCTGGAATCTTCAAGGTGTGCAGGGATTGATACCCGTGATTTGGGTGCTGACAGCCATCAGTTTTCTATTCCTCTATCCAGCCACCTACAACCTGCTTGAAATTCCTGCTGTCCTGAAGCCGCAAGTGCGGCTCTACGCCACAGGAATCATTCGAATTAGCCGTCATCCTCAAGCCGTTGGTCAGGTTCTCTGGTGCTTTAGCCATGCCCTTTGGATCGGAAGCAGCTTCATGGTCGTGACCTGCATTGGCCTGATCGGACATCACCTTTTCGCTGTATGGCATGGAGACCGACGTTTAAAGGCTCGGTTTGGTGATGACTTCGTGAAGCTGAAACAAAGCACATCCGTACTGCCTTTCGCCGCTGTCCTTGATGGACGCCAGACCCTGATTTGGAGCGAGTTGCTGCGGCCAGCACAACTTGGCATCGCGATCGCGGTAGGGGTTTTTTGGTGGGCTCATCGCTTCATCTCATTGGGAGGGATCGCGTTCCTTCACTCACGTCTTGAAGGGCTTTTGAGCTGAGCTGCCTACACTCATTCCACTCTGCTTCACTCGGATGCCTTCGGCTGCCGATTCCGCCTGGCTGATCCCAGTGCTCCCTCTTGTTGGGGCATTGATCACTGGGCTTGGTCTGATTAGCTTCAATCGCACCATCAACCGGCTCAAAAAACCGGTGGCCTTGTTGCTGATCAGCTGCATTGGCGCTGCAGCGGTCATCAGTTATGCCGTTCTGTTCGAGCAGTTGAGTGGAGCTCCCCCCGTTGAGCATCTATTCATCTGGGCGAGTGCGGGTGACTTCAGCCTTCCGATGGGGTACATCGTCGACCCACTTGCAGCTGTGATGCTCGCCTTGGTTACCACGGTGGCGCTGCTGGTGATGATTTATTCCCACGGCTATATGGCCCACGACAAGGGCTATGTGCGCTTCTTTACTTATTTGGCGATCTTCAGCAGCTCCATGTTGGGGCTCGTGGTCAGTCCCAACCTTCTGGAAATTTATGTGTTCTGGGAGCTGGTGGGGATGGCCTCCTACCTTTTGGTTGGCTTCTGGTACGACCGTGAAGGCGCCGCTCACGCCGCCCAAAAAGCGTTTGTCGTGAATCGTGTTGGTGATTTCGGACTCCTGCTCGGGATCCTCGGGCTCTATTGGGCCACGGGAAGCTTCGGATTCCAAGGCATTGCCGATGGGTTATCAGCAGCAGTTAGCAGTGGCGTAGTGCCGGGATGGGCAGCTCTGGCTCTCTGCCTCTTCGTTTTTATGGGGCCAATGGCCAAGTCAGCCCAATTCCCCCTTCACGTTTGGCTGCCTGACGCCATGGAGGGACCTACACCAATCTCTGCCTTGATCCACGCGGCCACCATGGTCGCGGCAGGTGTTTTCCTTGTGGCCAGGTTGGAACCTCTTTACGCCCAGTTCCCTGCTGTGGGCACGTTCATCGCGGTGATTGGAACGATCACCTGCTTCCTGGGAGCCTCGATCGCTCTAACCCAGATGGATCTCAAAAAAGGACTTGCCTACAGCACTGTGTCGCAGTTGGGATACATGATGCTGGCCATGGGCTGCGGCGCGCCCGTTGCGGGCATGTTCCACCTCGTGACCCATGCCTTCTTCAAGGCAATGTTGTTCCTTGGCTCGGGATCTGTGATCCATGCCATGGAAGATGTGGTGGGTCACGAACCTGTCCTCGCCCAAGACATGCGACTGATGGGTGGACTTCGCAAAAAGATGCCGATTACAGCCATCACTTTTTTGATCGGTTGTGTGGCCATTAGCGGCATCCCACCCCTGGCAGGCTTCTGGAGCAAAGATGAAATCCTCGGCCAAGCCTTCAACAGTTACCCCCTGCTCTGGGCTGTTGGCTTTGCCACTGCAGGTATGACCGCCTTTTATATGTTCCGCCTCTACTTCCTGACCTTCGAGGGTGAGTTCCGAGGCAATGATTCAGCTCTACAACAAGAGCTCATGGCGGCCGCAGGAAAGAAAGCTGAGGAGGGTCACGACCACCACTCCGCAGGAAGTGTTCACGAGTCGCCCTGGTCCATGACCCTTCCGCTAGCGGTTTTAGCTGTGCCCTCAGCGCTAATCGGCTTGCTCGGAACACCCTGGAACAGTCGCTTTGCTGGGCTGCTGAACCCTGAAGAAGCAGCAGAAATGGCCGAACACTTCAGCTGGGGAGAATTCCTTCCGCTCGCAGGAGCCTCCGTTGCGATTTCCGTCACTGGTCTCACGGTTGCCGTCCTCGCCTACGCCCTCCGCCGGATCGACCTCGGCGTTCTGGTTGCAGCTCGCTTCCCAACCATCAATGCCTTCCTGGCAAACAAATGGTATTTGGATGCGATTAACGAGAAGTTGTTTGTACGCAGCAGCCGAAAGCTGGCCCGTGAGGTGCTCGAAGTGGATGCAAAGGTTGTGGATGGCGTGGTGAATCTCACCGGACTGCTCACCCTTGGCAGCGGGGAAGGCCTCAAATACTTTGAAACCGGCAGAGCCCAGTTCTATGCACTCATCGTGTTCGGCGGAGTGATTGCCTTAGTGGTCCTCTTCGGTGTCCTGGGCTAAACGATCCTTTGATTCCGAACCTTCAGGAGTGAGGGTTATGTGTGTCAACGCCTATCGAGTGGATGCGCGTTCGCCCAAGATTTCTACACTCCGAACAGTGGTGAAAGACCTGTCCCGTGCTCGAATTTGCCGTTAGTGCACCCTTTGATCCGGCATTCGACATCTCAAGCAGTATCGTTCCGGCCACTTTCCCGTGGCTGAGCCTTTCGATCCTGTTTCCCATCGTTGGGGCCTTCATCGTTCCGTTCGTGCCAGACGATGGTGATGGCAAACAGGTGCGCTGGTTTGCACTCGGCATTGCTCTCACCACCTTCCTGATTACAGCTGCGGCTTATCTCACGGGATATGACCCCAGTTACAGCGGACTCCAGCTCTCGGAACGGGTGAGCTGGCTGCCCAATCTCGGGCTCACATGGGCTGTCGGGGCCGATGGCCTCTCGATGCCCCTGATCCTGCTCACGAGCTTCATCACAGCCTTAGCGGTCCTGGCCGCCTGGCCTGTGACCTTCAAGCCCAAGCTGTTCTTCTTCTTGATCCTGGCGATGGATGGCGGCCAAATTGCCGTCTTCGCCGTCCAAGACATGCTTCTGTTCTTCCTCGCCTGGGAATTAGAGCTGCTTCCGGTTTACCTCTTGCTTGCCATCTGGGGAGGGAAAAAACGTCAATACGCAGCTACAAAGTTCATTCTCTATACAGCTGGCAGCTCTCTTTTCATCCTCTTGGCTGCCCTCGCCATGGGCTTTTTTGGCGGTGGAGTGCCCAATTTCGAATACAGCGTTCTGGCACAAAAGGGATTCAGTACTGGATTTGAACTGCTCTGTTACGCGGGGTTGTTGATTGCATTCGGGGTGAAATTACCGATCGTTCCACTCCACACCTGGCTTCCTGATGCCCATGGGGAGGCCACAGCACCTGTGCACATGTTGCTCGCGGGAATTTTGCTCAAAATGGGTGGCTACGCGTTGATGCGCTTTAACGCCGAAATTTTGCCTGTAGCGCATGCCCAATTCGCGCCCCTACTGGTGGTGCTGGGTGTCGTGAACATCATTTATGCAGCGCTCACATCTTTCGCTCAACGCAATCTCAAACGCAAGATCGCGTACAGCTCCATCAGCCATATGGGCTTCGTACTGATCGGTATTGGCAGCTTCAGCGAGCTAGGAACGAGTGGCGCCATGCTGCAAATGATCAGTCACGGACTGATCGGAGCCAGTCTGTTCTTCCTTGTGGGTGCCACGTACGACCGGACCCACACCCTTCAGCTGGATGAGATGGGTGGTATTGGCCAAAAAATGCGCATCATGTTTGCCCTATGGACTGTTTGCTGCCTCGCCTCCCTTGCCCTGCCTGGCATGAGCGGATTTGTGAGCGAACTCATGGTCTTTGCAGGCTTTGCCACCGATGAGGCCTACACCCTCAGCTTCCGAATCGTGATTGATGGTCTCGCAGCCATTGGCGTGATCCTCACACCGATCTATTTGCTGTCGATGTTGAGAGAGATCTTCTTCGGAAAAGAAAACAGCGAACTGGTGTCTCACTCCAATCTTGTGGATTCAGAGCCCAGGGAGGTCTACATCATTGGTTGCCTGCTGGTTCCAATCATCGGCATTGGGCTCTATCCAAAGCTGATGACTGACAGCTACAGCAACACGATCTCAGCTCTTGTGAGGCGTGATGTTGATGCGATGGAAAGGATCACAAGACCAACAGCCCCTTTAATTCGCAGCACTTCCCTTGTGCCAGCGGTGTTCTCAGCACCAAAACTGACGCAGGCCAGCCAGCCAGTCTCGTAAAGAACTTCGTCCTTTCTCTGCGAATGCGATTCAGACACTGAATCGCTCCTTAATTTTCAGACGCCTGTCGCACACTCTGTTCGCCATGCGTCAGATCAATTTCACGCTGATTTTCATCTTTGGACTCGGCACGGTGTTTTTCACGTTGGAAAACACCAACCCCACCACGGTGAATGTGTTGCCGTGGATGCACTTCACCTTGCCTCTGGCCGCTCTTCTGCTCCTATCAGGGGGTATCGGTGCTGTCGCAGCCTGGCTTTTTGCAAGCTGGAGCGGAATGCTCAACACGGTGGAGCGATTGGGCAAAGCCACTGAATTCGAAGCCCAGCAGGTTCGCATTCAAGAATTGGAAACCGACCTCGATCGCTACCGCTCAACAGTGCAAACCCAGCTAGGGCTGCTGCCCTCAGGCACTAGTGAATCGGCCTCAACCTCAACGACGAATCCCACTGTCGACATCGATTCAAAGTCTTAAAAGGTGAAAGTCTGACGGCAACACAGGAGCGAATCTCCTGTGGGGACTGGCATCCCCTGGATTGGACCGATACCTTTCCAACAGAATGAGGTTGTTTTTGTCTGATGCCGGCCTGACCTCAAAAGCTGATGCCGGCGCCCGTCTTGCGATTCGTCTGCTCCAAGATGCTGCCCAAAGTGGCACTCTCGATCCTTGGGACGTCGATGTCATTTCAGTGGTAGACGGTTTTTTAGATCAACTCAGACAACGCATTGAAGTCCCCCGACGGGTTGCTGCTCAGCTGGGCCAACAGGGAGGAAGCTACGAACGCGATCTAGCCGAGAGCAGCGAAGCGTTTCTCGCTGCATCAGTGTTGGTGGGGCTCAAAGCGGAGGTGCTTGAAGCCAGCACCCTCCCTCCAGAACCAATGATGGAAGAGGCTTTTGACCCTGACTTCATGGAACAGGGTTGGCTGGATCCCCGCTTCAATTTGCCGCGCCATCCTGAACGTCACCTTTTAAGGCGCCCTGTTGCTCCTCCTCCTTTGAGGCGGCCCGTCACGCTTGGGGAATTGATCGAACAGCTGGAGACCATTGCTGAGCAATTAGAGACCGACGAACTAGACATGCGCCGGCGTCAGCGTCAGAAGCGCTTCAGCAATCGTGAGGCAATCGCTCAAGTAGCTGCATTGGCCCACCGGGAAAAACTGCCAGAAACCACTGCCGCGTTAGGGGTGTTCTTAAAAGAGTGGGAACAGGCCTTGCACTGGGTTGATTTCGAGTTTCTGGTTAGGCGTTGGGCAGAGGCAGCTGAGCCTGACCTAGACACAGACCGCGTTGGGGTGTTCTGGGCTCTTTTATTCCTGTCCTCTCAGAGTCAGGTCGAGCTGGAACAAGTTGGCTCGCTGCACGCACCCATTCGTTTAAAGCGTTTGCTCGTTGCCGGCGAAATCACTCAGCTACCGATCAACAGTCTGGAAGTGCCAGATATCACGCCGACCTTGCCCGCAATTGCCGCCTAATCACCCTCTTATGTTGATGACTACGTTTTCAAGCTTGGTACGTCAATGAAGGCCATGATCCTGGCCGCAGGCAAAGGAACCCGAGTGCAGCCGATCACGCATGTGATCCCGAAACCGATGATTCCGATCCTGCAGAAACCGGTGATGGAGTTCCTGCTGGAGCTTCTCAAAGAGCATGGTTTCACTGAGGTCATGGTCAACGTGTCTCACTTGGCCGAAGAAATCGAAAACTATTTCCGCGATGGCCAGCGTTTCGGTGTCGAAATCGCTTATAGCTTTGAGGGCAGTATTCAGGACGGCGAACTGATCGGAGACGCCCTTGGTTCTGCAGGTGGTCTCAAAAAAATCCAAGATTTCCAGACCTTTTTTGATGACACCTTCGTGGTGTTGTGTGGTGATGCCCTGATCGACCTTGATCTAACCGAAGCCGTTAGGCGTCATCGCGCAAAGGGAGCTCTAGCCAGTCTTGTCACCAAAACGGTCCCGAAGGACCAGGTGAGCAGCTACGGCGTGGTAGTGAGCGATGACGACGGCAAAATCCAAGCCTTCCAAGAGAAGCCGAGTGTTGAGGAAGCTTTAAGCGACACCATTAACACCGGCATCTATCTCTTCGAGCCTGAGATTTTTGAACACATTCCCTCTGGGACATCCTTCGACATCGGTGCCGATCTCTTCCCGACGTTAGTGAAGCAGGGAGCTCCGTTTTATGCCCTACCCATGGATTTTGAATGGGTCGATATCGGCAAAGTACCTGATTACTGGCAAGCCATTCGCAGCGTTCTCCAGGGAGAAGTTCGCCAAGTTGGCGTCCCTGGGAAAGAGGTCAAACCAGGAGTGTTTACGGGCCTAAATGTGGCGGCCAATTGGGACAAAATCAACGTTGAAGGTCCTGTCTACGTGGGAGGGATGACCAAAATTGAAGATGGTGCGACGTTGATCGGTCCAACGATGATTGGCCCTAGCTGCTACATCTGCGAAGGCGCAACCATCGACAACTCGATCATTTTTGATTACTCAAGGATCGGGGCGGGCGTGCAACTGGTCGAGAAACTGGTGTTCGGCCGCTACTGCGTCGACAAAGAAGGTGATCACATTGATCTCCAAGAGGCTTCCCTCGATTGGTTGATCACCGATGCACGCCGCCAGGATTTGGTGGAGCCTTCTCCTCAACAGAAAGCCATGGCAGAGCTCTTGGGCACCGATCTCACCCAGGCAAGCTGACGCCTGCTCGCTTCAAAATCGCTGGAATGCGTTCCTCTGCTTTGATTGCCATCAAATGCACGCCTTGAGCTACCCCTAGGTATTGCTGCACCTGTTCAGAAGCGATTTGAATTCCCTCTGCCGCAGGGTCTGGCGCGGCCTCCAAGCGAGCAATCAGGCTGTCGGGGATGCAGGCACCAGGCACCATCCGATTAATAAAAGCTGCGTTGCGCGCCGATTTGAGCAAGAAAACACCCGCTAGGACCGGAAGCTCCATCGGCTCGGCTATTTCACGGCAAAACCGTTCCAATACAGCTGCATCCATCACCATCTGCGTCTGAACAAAACGTGCCCCTGCGGTTTTTTTTCGCTCCATACGGCGTGTCAAGCCTGACCAGCTCGCACACTGAGGGTCAGCCGCGGCTCCGGCGAAGATGGAGGTTGGACCATCAGCAAGCTCACCTTTCACCGGATCATCCCCCCGGTTGAAGGCCGTGACCTGCTGAAGCAATCGAACCGATTCCAGTTCATTCACAGGACGCGCCTTGGGCTGATCACCAGCGCGAACAGGGTCACCTGTAAGGCAAAGGAGATTACGAATCCCCAAAGCATGGGCACCCAAGAGATCCGCTTGAATCGCAATGCGATTGCGATCGCGACAGGACATCTGCAGCACGGGCTCGATGCCCTCGTCCAAAAGGAGGCGAGCCACAGCAAGACTGCTCATCCGCATCACTGCGCGACTGCCATCCGTGACATTGACGGCATGGACAAGACCCTTCAAGGCCCTCGCCATCTCGAGAGCATGCGACGCGTCTCCACCCCGTGGAGGCATCACTTCAGCCGTAATGGTGACGGACCCAGCCTCGAGGCTGCTTTGCAGCGCTGAACTCAAACGAATGATCGCTTCTGCAGGCCACTATGGAAGATCAGGTTCTCTATACCTGCTTAAGATGCAAATCATGGTCCAAGAAGAATGGCCATCGGGAGGAGCCCTTTTCAATGACTATTTCCCTCTCGAGCCGTGAAATCGAGATCATCGAGCTGGTAGCCGAGGGGCTGACCAATCAAGAGATCGCTGAACGACTGACGATCAGTAAGCGCACGGTCGATAACCACGTCAGCAACGTATTCACAAAAACGGGCTCAAAAAATCGCGTTGCGCTGCTGAACTGGGCAATGGATCACGGAAAAATCTGTCGAGATGGCTTCAATTGCTGCACTCTTCCCCCTGACGCCTCCGACGCGACCTAACCGGAAGAGGGACAGGGAATGGGATCTCTGTTAGGGAGCAGCTCGCCCAAGAAAGACCAAACAAACTGGCGTAGGCGAGACAGGCTTCGCGATCTAATCCTGTAAAACGCAGGATTCCATCAGAGTCGTACAGACCGAGCATGCATCCCCTTGCGAACCATGCTCCAAATCTAAAGGAAATCAAAAGATTTTTTTGCTTTGCAACCGATATTCGTCAATCCAATCTTGAGGCCAGGCTGAAAGCGGCTGATGCGCAAGCGCTGCATTGCTCCAGCGCTGATCCCCTGTGATTTCAACGCCACACCACTCGGGGACGGTTAAGGGGCTATCGGGGGAGTCGAGCTCGACCTCAGCCAGGATTAACGGTGCATTGCTTCCTTCAAAGCAATCAACGACCCAGTCGCCTCCTTCCAGTTGAAGGGGATAGCGCGTTTTAACAACGCGATGGGGGGCCAGTGCCCAAAGCTCCTCCGCATCCATCGCCGGAATGTCATATTCAAATTCGTGGCGAGCAATCCCTGAGGCAGGAGCCTTCAACGTCAGCCATGCCCTTCCATCTGCGCGCAAACGCATGCGCACAGTAAATCCATCTGGCGAAGCTGACAAATACCCCTGTCGCAGCGGTTGAGGGGGGCCCGCCACAAGTTGCCATCCGGGGTTTGTCACCAAGAATCGCCGTTCAATCTCCAGTGCCATCTCAGTTTGAGGAGGGGGCACTATCCAGCAAACTTCCCGCCCAGTGAAGCTTGCGGGACAGCGTTCGGTAGTAGGAGGGACTTTGCTCCAGCTGCACCATCAACGCGTGATGCGCAGCCTGCTGAATCACACAGCATTCACCTGGACCAAAAACCTCTCCAGCAGCCCCATCCTTCCAAAGTTTCACCTGCCGGCTGGCATCACCCAGAGGCCAAATCACAACCCTGGATCGAGGAGGCAACACCACGGTTCGACTCGACAAACTCATCGGACAAATCGGACTGACCACAATCGCATCAATCCCTGGATGCAAGATCGGGCCGCCCGCCGCCATTGCATAACCCGTGGAGCCAGTAGGCGAGGCCAAAATCAAGCCATCTCCTCGGACTTGGTCAACAACCTCGCCATCAATCTCCATTTCAAGAATGCAGGTTGGAGACAAATCTTCGTGATAAGGCTTGAGGTAAAGGTCATTCAATGCCCAGTGAATCTCCTGATGCTTGAGACTGTCGTCTGCGCCAAAGGCCTGCTCAGAACCATGGAGATCCCCCATGCGTTGGATCACAGCCTGCAACATCATTCGCCGTTCCAAAGCGAAACGATCTTCCA
The Synechococcus sp. CC9311 DNA segment above includes these coding regions:
- a CDS encoding lipopolysaccharide assembly protein LapA domain-containing protein; protein product: MRQINFTLIFIFGLGTVFFTLENTNPTTVNVLPWMHFTLPLAALLLLSGGIGAVAAWLFASWSGMLNTVERLGKATEFEAQQVRIQELETDLDRYRSTVQTQLGLLPSGTSESASTSTTNPTVDIDSKS
- a CDS encoding LuxR C-terminal-related transcriptional regulator; this encodes MTNQEIAERLTISKRTVDNHVSNVFTKTGSKNRVALLNWAMDHGKICRDGFNCCTLPPDASDAT
- a CDS encoding CYTH domain-containing protein, with amino-acid sequence MALEIERRFLVTNPGWQLVAGPPQPLRQGYLSASPDGFTVRMRLRADGRAWLTLKAPASGIARHEFEYDIPAMDAEELWALAPHRVVKTRYPLQLEGGDWVVDCFEGSNAPLILAEVELDSPDSPLTVPEWCGVEITGDQRWSNAALAHQPLSAWPQDWIDEYRLQSKKIF
- a CDS encoding NDP-sugar synthase — encoded protein: MKAMILAAGKGTRVQPITHVIPKPMIPILQKPVMEFLLELLKEHGFTEVMVNVSHLAEEIENYFRDGQRFGVEIAYSFEGSIQDGELIGDALGSAGGLKKIQDFQTFFDDTFVVLCGDALIDLDLTEAVRRHRAKGALASLVTKTVPKDQVSSYGVVVSDDDGKIQAFQEKPSVEEALSDTINTGIYLFEPEIFEHIPSGTSFDIGADLFPTLVKQGAPFYALPMDFEWVDIGKVPDYWQAIRSVLQGEVRQVGVPGKEVKPGVFTGLNVAANWDKINVEGPVYVGGMTKIEDGATLIGPTMIGPSCYICEGATIDNSIIFDYSRIGAGVQLVEKLVFGRYCVDKEGDHIDLQEASLDWLITDARRQDLVEPSPQQKAMAELLGTDLTQAS
- a CDS encoding segregation/condensation protein A — its product is MRLFLSDAGLTSKADAGARLAIRLLQDAAQSGTLDPWDVDVISVVDGFLDQLRQRIEVPRRVAAQLGQQGGSYERDLAESSEAFLAASVLVGLKAEVLEASTLPPEPMMEEAFDPDFMEQGWLDPRFNLPRHPERHLLRRPVAPPPLRRPVTLGELIEQLETIAEQLETDELDMRRRQRQKRFSNREAIAQVAALAHREKLPETTAALGVFLKEWEQALHWVDFEFLVRRWAEAAEPDLDTDRVGVFWALLFLSSQSQVELEQVGSLHAPIRLKRLLVAGEITQLPINSLEVPDITPTLPAIAA
- a CDS encoding NAD(+) kinase, producing MRLQQVWLIYRADSPLALKEARRCADELETIGVTTVLAMSGLTADPFPGLLASEPRLPDLAVVLGGDGTVLGAARHLAVLDVPILCFNVGGHLGFLTHDPGLLRSEGLWQRVLEDRFALERRMMLQAVIQRMGDLHGSEQAFGADDSLKHQEIHWALNDLYLKPYHEDLSPTCILEMEIDGEVVDQVRGDGLILASPTGSTGYAMAAGGPILHPGIDAIVVSPICPMSLSSRTVVLPPRSRVVIWPLGDASRQVKLWKDGAAGEVFGPGECCVIQQAAHHALMVQLEQSPSYYRTLSRKLHWAGSLLDSAPSSN
- a CDS encoding methylenetetrahydrofolate reductase; amino-acid sequence: MSSALQSSLEAGSVTITAEVMPPRGGDASHALEMARALKGLVHAVNVTDGSRAVMRMSSLAVARLLLDEGIEPVLQMSCRDRNRIAIQADLLGAHALGIRNLLCLTGDPVRAGDQPKARPVNELESVRLLQQVTAFNRGDDPVKGELADGPTSIFAGAAADPQCASWSGLTRRMERKKTAGARFVQTQMVMDAAVLERFCREIAEPMELPVLAGVFLLKSARNAAFINRMVPGACIPDSLIARLEAAPDPAAEGIQIASEQVQQYLGVAQGVHLMAIKAEERIPAILKRAGVSLPG